One genomic region from Leptolyngbya sp. FACHB-261 encodes:
- a CDS encoding CGNR zinc finger domain-containing protein — translation MISQRPLTGEPLALDLLNTEWLESGLRQDLLSTAVGTTAWLEEHSLQQDELVETVRLRLIETRAAIRKVLESPSDIAARNALNVVLAQGRVLEQLGKDGPETIPEVPSSWRVAWLAAQNLLGLLRTAPGRIRTCDHPDCILYFFDTSKNGTRRWCDMKTCGNRSKAKRHYQQHSNKPLPE, via the coding sequence GTGATTTCCCAACGTCCTCTGACCGGAGAACCTCTCGCTCTGGATCTGCTGAACACAGAATGGTTAGAGAGCGGCTTGCGCCAAGATCTTCTAAGCACTGCTGTAGGCACGACTGCTTGGCTGGAAGAACATAGCCTCCAGCAAGATGAGCTGGTTGAAACTGTGCGTCTGAGGCTGATCGAAACCCGTGCCGCCATCCGAAAAGTGCTGGAGTCTCCCAGCGATATTGCAGCTCGGAATGCCCTGAATGTCGTCCTTGCACAGGGGCGTGTGCTGGAGCAACTGGGCAAGGATGGTCCCGAGACTATTCCCGAAGTTCCGTCATCCTGGCGAGTAGCTTGGCTAGCCGCTCAAAATTTGCTTGGCTTGCTAAGAACTGCTCCAGGTCGGATTCGTACTTGTGATCACCCGGATTGCATTTTGTATTTTTTCGACACCTCAAAGAACGGCACCCGCCGCTGGTGCGATATGAAAACCTGTGGAAACCGCTCCAAGGCCAAACGTCACTATCAGCAACACAGCAATAAGCCGCTCCCAGAATAG